The DNA sequence gaattaataattgattatttaggttcattaattcaaattcagggtatataattttttaaaatttcaatttttaagataaatattaattagagttcataatataataatatttttttatatataaaaaacaattataaaataaataaattaagagtgatgCACAATGGTAAACACTAAATAGTGGGACATAGGATCCCATCCGCCAATCACATcactttaattaaattcatttgtTTTCCCTAAAAAATCTCATTTAATTGGATCATAGGTCTCATTTGAATTTACGATAAGTTTTATTTACTTAATATATTTCTCGCTTTATGTGcaaaactttattttatttttaaaaaatcttatttacttttgcaaatttatataattaactattgcaaatttatataattaactaatcattgagttttattattaactaattaGTTACAAAATTATAGCTTTTCCAAAACTAATAACCGGgactaaaaaaaaactaatattcgaaaaaaatgaaaacctGAACTTACTGTTTGACGGAGTACttttgtctttttctttggCAGGCTTTAGTAACTAATTAGTTACAAAATTATAGCTTTTCAAAAACTAATATCCGAAGAAATAGAAAATTTTGACCGactacttttttctttttcttttatcttttatcttttaatatattttatcttttaCTATATATTCTATAAGTGAAACTCTTCTTTCTCACTTTTGTACCTTACTTCAGATCTAATCTCTCTTTCTTCACATTAAATCTCACCGCCGATTAAGGATGATGGCCAGAAGAGCTGTTGTTTCTGCAATTGATCTCATTCATCGAAGAGGATTTCTCAATCGATGGTCGCAGCATCAATCGGGTATTCTCTCTCCtctgttctctctcttctcttccgaGGCTTTTCAACCTAAGCAGTCTAGAATCGATTTCAGTTGTGTTAAAGAAGTAGACGATGTTAttcaattgtttcaaaaaataaagagtATGCGGCAAGAGCCTTCTGTTCGCCTGTATAACAAACTCATGAGTGTTAGTGTAACGATTGAGCAGTACTCTTTTACCCTTGATgtgttcgatgaaatgcttAGGATGGGTGTCCCAGTTAATAATTACACAATGAGTATTGCTGTCAACTGTTGTTGTCTCTTGAAAGATATATATTCTGCTTTTTCTATAATGGGATTCTTTCTCAAGAGAGGTCACGAACCAAATGTCGTGACTTTCAGCACTCTTATAAAAGGGTTATTCTTAGTTAATAAGGAGGCTGAAGCCGTGAAACTGTTCGAAAAGATTTTGGATTTAAAACTTTGCGAGCCAGATGGTATTATGATTCTGCACGTGATAGATGGGCTGTGCAAAAATGGACAGGTCATTGAAGCCCATGATTGGCTTCATAGATTAGAAAGTAGTGGGTGGAGTCCCAACCATTACACTTATAGTGCACTAATTGATGGATTTTGCAAGGGCGGAATGGTGGACAATGCCTTCAAGGTTCTAACCAAAATGGTTGGGAAGGGTATTTTACCTAATGTGGTCACTTATAGTTCCATGATTAATGCATACTGTAAGGAAGAAAAGATGGAAGCGGCTGAAAATATGTTGGAAATAATGATGCAACAAAATATTTGTCCGGATGTCTTCACTTATTCTTCGCTTATTGAAGGGCTCTGCTTGAAGGGTGAAATTGGAAGAGCGAAACAGTTACTTGAGTCCATGGTAGAGAGAGGCCTTAAACCCGATATTGTTAACTATAGCACCTTGCTAAATGGATATTGTAAGAAGGGAAGCGTGGATGAAGCTTGGcttatttttcttgaaattcgCGATAAAGGTCTCGAGCATAATGTGCAAACTTATAGTACATTATTGGATGGGTTGTTGAAGCGTGGGATGGTTGATGAAGCTCTGCTTCTGCTGTCCGAGATGGTGGAGAAGGGTATCTCGCCTAATGTTGTCACATGCAGCATATTGATAGATGGATATTGCTCGCTTGGCGAGATGGTTAGAGCTAGACAGCTCTTCGATTCAATGCCAAAGAGGGGAATCAAGCACAATATATTCACCTATTGTATCTTGATTAAGGGATACTGCAAGGCGGGAAACCTTGATGAGGGGTGGCGTTTCTTCGATGAAATCTCGCGTGTAGGTCTCAAACACTCGATCGTGTCATACACCACGATGATGCATGGGCTAATATGCCTAAGTAGTTTTTGAGATGGGTGGAAGCTTTTCCAAGATATGGAAGCTCAGAATCTACATCCGAATCTCTACACCTACACCATCTTATTGGACGGCTTGTGTAGGATCCGTCGGATTAATGAGGCGTTGACATTTTTTAGGTTGATGGAGGCGAAAGGCATGAATCCTGATATAGTTTTGTACAGTGTTCTGATCAACGGCTTGTGCAGGGACCAAAGACTTGATGAAGCTATAAGGCTCTTCAACCATCTCCCTTCCAAGGGCTTAAATCCGGACGTACAAATCTACAACGTTATGCTCAACTCCCTCTACAAAGAAGGGCGCGAAGGGGAGGCTAGGAGGTTGATGGAGGAGATGGATAGGAGCGGCTGCGCGCCTAATCGCGTGACGTTCAATATTATTGTGTGGAATCTGGTAAAGAGCAAAAAGGTGCATGCGGCGATTCCTTTCTTGGAGGAAATGTGCAGGAGAGGATTCGTGGTTAATTCCGTGATCATTTATGCTTTGCGTGATGAACTAAGAATTAGAGAAGGTAAAGATGAGAAATTGCAAGAGATTGTTGAGAAAGTTTGTGCTCAAAATTGAGAGAGGTCTCAATCTACTCTCAGCTTTTCTCTTGTCTCTTAACGCTTGGATTATTCAAGAGTTGTGTACGTTACCAAGGTAATTTTTCTTTTGGCATTGTAAATGCAAATGCTTTTGTACGTTTACAAAAAAATGTTGTGGATGTTTACATTCGCTGCTAGTAATTTTGCTTTTGGCATTGGAATTTTTCTTGGAGATGGTTAACGACTTGAATTGACGTTTAAATCTTGACAAATTGTGCAAATCATGATATCCTCTCGTTGCACACACATTTCAAGTGAATTGTCTAAGGGCTACATTGGTGTCCCACGGAAACTCAGCCGGGAGCACAGGGACGTCAAGCTGGCTCAGATATGCGGCACCATCGCCTCAGGCTCAGATGAGAAGCGCCACGAAACTTGTAAACAAATCATGATATCCTCTCGTTGCACTCAGGACGATGTCTCAtttaaatcttttatttttttcatcttaTTTAATAGATAcaacctttttttattttcaagtaATTATGTGTTAGATAAAATTTGTAGTGTACATCTTGAATTAAAAGCTCATAAAATgacatttaatttgatatataagaTGTAAACAATAGATTTTAAAATAAGCaagttatattaatttaaagttatagtaatacataaaatattttattattattattattattttccttGAAAATGTAATGCTATTTTACTTGAAATTGGAACCGTATTTCAGTTTTTTGAAATTatcaaattatgtatttttgaaATAGGATTTTTGAGATTGTTGATGATGAGATGGATTTGGATTCTTGGTGCTCCAATGACTTGATTTGTAAACTGCTTTAAGGCTTCTGccttggtacctctggtaccgatttatttaagtttttccttgtttttttttattaaaaaaaaaatcaaattatgtattttatttactttaacgaacattaattcaataatttcatttaattaattgaatattaattggttttaaattataaattacaataatatgTACGCAAGCTTTCTCAAATTCTCATGCAATCaattgattattaattaattcttcaaaTTGTATATTAAAAAATGTACGTACATGTACTTTCTCGGTTTTGGGGCTCTGatgagaaatgaaaatatgGTGTGAAGTCTGGTTATATCTGTGTGCTATTAATTACTagtttcaaaaaataaagagtATGCGGCCAGAGCGTTCTGTTCGCCTCTACAGCAAACTCATGAGTGTTAGTGTAAAGATTGAGCAGTATTATTTTGCCCTTTGTgtgttcgatgaaatgcttAGGATGGGTGTCCATGTTGATAATTACATAATGAATATTGCTGTCAACTGTTGTTGTCTCTTGAAAGATATATACTCTGCTTTTGTTGTAATGGGATTCTTTCTCAAGAGAGGTTACGAACCAGATGTCGTGACTTTTAGCACTCTCATAAAAGGGATATTCTTAGTTAATTAGGAGGCTGAAGCCGTGAAACTGTTCGAAAAGATTTTGGATTTAAAACTTTGTGAGCCCAGTGATGTTATGATTCTGCGTGTGATTAATGGTATGTGCAAAGCTGGACAAGTCATTGAAGCTAATGATTGGCTTCATAGATTAGAAAGTAGTGGGTGGAGCCCCAACGTTTACGCTTATAGTGCACTAATTGATGGATTTTGCAAGGATGGAATGGTGGACAATGCCTTCAAGGTTCTAACCAAAATGGTTGGGAAGGGTATTGTACCTAACGTTGTCACTTATAATTCCATGATCAATGCATACTGTAAGAAAGAAAAGATGGAAGAGGCTGAAAATATGTGGTCGTATATTATCATAAAATTATTGCACAAAAACCACTACAAAAAATATTTCGTAGTAAACATTTATGACAATATTCTGTTGATAAAATATTTCCGTAGCAGATTTAATGCAAATTCCATCGCTAATTACTAAATATGTAAGTCGTCGTTAATGTGTCGTTAATTCGTTGTAATTTTATGACAAAATTTTGTTCCATCGTTAATTTCGTCGCAGTtcgatttttctttttctttttttgtagtagtgaactTCCGTGCGCTCCATATAAATTTGGAGCGCATCATGCGCTCcacttaatttttttgtttcttttgcaCCCCTCGTCCGTTCTAAACCTTGTATCTTGATTTATGAGTTGCACCTTTCACGTATCTTTGAATAAAtcttaaataagaaaaatatttgaaataaattggaTTATTTATGTTCAAATCAGTAAAGAACTCAGTTGgccttctctatctctctaggATCTATGTGGTTGGTGTGACAATGTTTGTGATTGGGATAAGAGAAAAGAATATCATGTAGTTTCACATACCCAAAGGAGGCATTAATTCTCTGCATGGTTCGTGCCATCTTATCGACGAATCTAAAATCTTTTTATTGTTGGGCACAAAATATAAGCAtcctataaatataaaatatattaaaaaaatctatGAATTTTTTCATTGACTGAAACATTTGCATGATTCACTATCAAAAATCTATTTATTAATAGATACAATCAAACTAGCATTAATCGATTGATCTCCCACACGCCACATAAGCGATTCTTTATGATATTCATTGCAGAAAATACCCTTTCAAACTATATAGTACTCTCTCTGTCCcgacttttggtatccagttgagaacggcacgggttttaataaagtgattgatgtgttgtgagtggaataagggtcccacattttatgtgagagttaaaataattaaagtggagtaagacccccacctacttttactaaaaatataaatgaatatcaaaatgtgggacggtcaaaaaaggaaagttggatactaaaagctgggacggaggaagtatatatttATTGGGGATCGAAGGTTTAAagatttacttatttattatatactttaatcaaatatataaattatatatatatatatatatatatatatatatatatatatatatatacatatatagggggcggttattcaataaaccacgcTTATTTTAAGAatgggcaaattgcatgaaaataccccacttttttccaaatttgattttttgacaatctttttttttgttgcaaaaatttgaacgagctttcaatttgttgcaatgtccgtccggcGATACCTTCCATTAAGGCTTTCATTTCATTGCATCAATGTAGTGATATGATAGACATTGCAACAAAAAATTGCATGGAAGGTATctccggacggacattgcaacaaattgaaagctcgttcaaatttttgcaacaaaaaaaaaagattgtcaaaaaatcaaatttgggAAAAAGTGgagtattttcatgcaatttgccctttaagaattacgaaccagcaaaaatgcatgaattttatgtataacacgcatgaataaactgtataaatgcatgaattgcgaaaagtaattttttgctacctttgagattcgaactcaggaccatgaatttatccaacaaggtgatgaatcaaccgaaGATCTttatgatctaagggctgaaaatggttcctaatttatattttaagaagcgttcttattttagccttcccatatatatatatatatatatatagtaaacaaaaatatgtaaataaattgtaggggcacgtgcccccatagTGGCTGATGTGTGTCTGTCTCTAACCCTCTACACTTCTACAGTTCTACTTAAACTGGTCTTGACTATCGTGAGTACACAAATTCTTTTGTGCAATCGTCTGCACGGTGTCGATATCCGTATGAGATACATTCTCATCATTAATTTGGGGTTTTCCTTGTCGTTAGGAAAGAATTAATTGTATAGTACTAAATTTCGTCTAactagtaattttttttgagaTGATCTCCTGTGAAAtcggttttttaaaaaaactacattcacaatgacactacttcaacatacaaatgatactttaaaataaaaaaccgattttagggttttttttttaaaaaaaaaaccggtTTTGCGTTTATGTTGAAGTCCAATTCAACCAAATATTGACATCAGTTTAGTTTGAATAGCGTCATCTTTTTGCATGTACTCAATTATCTTCAGTATTTGAGCTTGATCAAACTTTAGCCTAATCAACTATAATATACTACGAATTACACGTCCTAATTTGGTGTAAATCAATTAACTTTTTACATAATTCAAAGTCTTGGGAAGCTATCGTGCATTTTGACCCAATACTAAAATGCCTAACTTACAACaaaaataatcacaaaaactataGCAAAGTAGGCATACAAACAAAATCAAATCACCCCTCCAATTACCTCATTTTTCAATTCAATTTCGATCTTGGGCCATATCATAATTTCTATGATATATTTGGCTTATTTGATAAGGATGATTATggtgtataatatatatatgatactTTAATACCATGTTTAATTCAGAACACGAAGCCTTTTATAAAGCAAGAGTCGCAAGAATACATAATACAAATCCTAtttgtaatttattattttgataataAATTTAACTACCATAATTTCATCTtcctattataaattaatatattaaattacaaaatttCAATCTCCTactataatttacatataaaacAGACAATTTAATATACCTAATCAAACATAATATTCATACTTTATACTATCTCTATCCCATAAAATgacatttactttgcatgattgataagatgtttgattgaatattttaacctcaagagtaggatttctccgatTCCACCCTTTCAATGGAAGAGGAgacaagcaaaactagcttaaatgatagaagTAATCAAGggcttttaaatttataaaatttcaatccatcaaaataaacaagtgatttaactttattattttaatctatCAAGAGTCAagactaggggtgagcattcgggcgggttgggttgaaaccgaaccgaaataccCAACCCGAAACCCAAACCGCCTAAAAAATTtcgaaccaaaccaaaccgtttGACTGgtcaaaatcgaaccaaaccgaaccgtaaattttcggttcggttcggtttggccaaaaccgttttttttttttttttttttttaagctaTAAGCAAAAATTAAAGTACTATGAATAAGTAAAAATTACCACATCTAGATAAATCCATTTACTTCTACAATCAAGAGtttgtaaaaattaaagaacAAGCACAGAATAAAAATCTTATGTACTTTTGAATTTAATGTAAAGtgtaaaattctaaatttaatttttaaatatttattaattaattatttaaaaataaatatttattaattatatttaaatcggGCGGGTTCGGTTTATAAACCAAACTGTTTTTCtcaaaccgaacccgaaccgtttTCTGgcggtttgaaaattttcaaaccaaaccgaaccgtTTTTTCTAcataaaccgaaccaaaccgcccGATTTGAttcgattcggttcggtttagCGGTTCCGGTTTGGTTTTGCTCAGCCCTAGTCAAGActaagggggtgtattcgttgtggatttccacagactttaaaaagtccatagaatttaaatttcatggaattcacatagattccagatgactttcaaagaattcgtggttggatttcaccccgattttcactaattttcgaagactttacgggacAATTCtagaattgaattccatgaaaaccaacgccaacgcccgctgagtcccagcgaccgctgggaatccagcgagcgctgggaatAAGTCACGCCCTATATCACAGCAAGTCTTCCATTTTTGCAAAAGTTCCCTCTCCAATAGTTCTTCCAAGTTCATATTTTCCGACTTTTCTCTTCACCGCCTTCATTTTCTGTCTGGCAATGCTCATTTCACACAAAAGTTCTTAAAAACAGCCTATCCTAACAAACACGAACCAGTTTTATTGCATAGAGAAGTCAACTTTATGTGGCAGCGGTGAAAagataaaattacataaaattaatgatcacAAGTCATTAATTCTCACAAAGTTGAGCTAATTTACAGCTCATCAActgatgaaaaaataaaatcggaTAGGCTTCTTCTTTTAACCAATCTCAGAAGTCACAAGAATTCAATTGATCGCAACGCAgggaaaagaaattaaattaagaGATCAAAATGACACCAAACGAGCGTAAAATcatgtgtatatatacatacgTATAAAATGCAGTGGGCGCAAACTTCCTAATCCTCCCCACTAAGATCAGCAAAAAAGCAACAGAATTTGGAGAGACGAGACTGAATAACAACGGTACAATAGCATTTACGCCATGTCCATCACAAGAGATGAACTTATACCGTGTATCGACGAGTAGAGCCGCCGGATACACATCCGGTCGCCGGAGCTGAAGCTGGATTATCGAATAGTTCTCAGGGTTTTAACTAAAGTTAACCAGCGTTCGACACGCAccgaggagagagaaagagagaggagagagagagattaattTGACCGCTGAAATGCAAGGTGAATTAGACATTCAGTAATCCGCTGTACATAGAAACTCACCGCCGCTGTACATAGAAACTCACCAGCGTCCGctcaaacccagcgagcgctggacttTCTCAACGGGTGCTGAGTTCCGGCGCttgctggcttcttggccgcgggcgctggaactcagcgctcgcttaaaatttcatggatttcaattctcgtggttcttggccggatttcgtcgtgtgtattttttggatgaaatccatgaaagtcattccggattttaagtcaatggaataacgaatacacctagatttgtatggattttaaaaagtctggaacgaatacacccagatttatatggacttttaaaagtcttgaacgaatacacccagatttctgcagacttttaaaagtcttgaacgaatacatccagacttttaaaatccacagAAATCCAttaaattccacaacgaatacacccccctaagtaATTGCCGAAAGTATGCTTACTTTCTTTTTTCGTCTGGCCCACAAGAATATACACAATCCATTTTTGAACATGATCTCACCACTATGGCCCACCATTATTTCTACACTCCACCCACAAAAGTGGACCTCTTTCTCCACTCCCAACAAACTCAACTACATATTTATTAAAACCGAGCTAAACAAACTAAGCAGTTTTACGACACGAAGGTAGTACAATATAAGACATCACATCACAGTGAAACAAAGCTAGCCTTATCCCATACTGTCAAGCAAACGAGtcctataatatatataaaacaaaataacaattaatataaattcaaagaaacaCATCCTCATGAAATGTACATATAGTAGTACAAGCCTTCACAAATGTATATCTCTCAGATTTTGGATATAGAAGCATTATGCAAAAGAGACATCACCGGAAACGACCCAACAAATTAGCCTATGAACTTAATGAAAACTGACCAACATCCACATATAATGTAAAGCTGTCTGAGTTCTGAAATTGACCATCATCCAAAGACTTGAAACGAATCGAATACGAACGAGCAGGGAACTTAGCTAAGCAAAAGGTTCCCCAAAATGTTAAATCAGTAAACTCCCTCAAATGTAAACTAAGGCAATTGTGGCATagtaatttacaaatataaattcataaaatgCGATCAAAGCAGAGATTCATGGACCAAAAGCAATACTAAAAATGCTACTGCAAACAAAAGGCTTCAAGAACTCCCTCAGTCTAGATCAAGATACAATTGGAATAAATGTGTTCCCAAGCAGAGGAGAGTTGAATATGATGGGAAATTTATCAGCTTTCGAAGTAGGAACATTAACAATAACATGTATTTTAGCAAATCCAGTTAGTGCATTTTAGGATCTTACCATCAAGATCTAGTCATGATTCATCATCTATCTATCAATTTTCACTTTCGCAGTCATACTATAAAAAACAAGCAGTAATGTTCAGAAACAAGTAGCTTCATCAATAAGCATATCAAGAACTAACTTCATCACAGAAACAATTATAAATTAACTAACTAAAGCAAGAATTTGAACATATACTCAAAAACTCCATTATCCCAATCAAGACAAAGAATCACAATTAACTTAACAAGTAtatcaaaaattaaattcatcatAGAAATTAGAAACAATGACAGATTAACTATTAACTTAAGCAAGAATTTGAACATATACTCAAAAACTTCATTATCCTAATGAAAACAAAGAATCACAATTAACTTTAAAaggggagtataaaataaagcACAAAAATACCAACTTAGCAATTGTCAACCCTATCATTGATCCAAAGCCATTTCAACCTGTTCCTTCATCAACATCAAAATCTTGTAACTCAGCTCACTCTCCTCCACAAGCAACTGCTTCCACTTATTATCCAATGCCTTGGCCTTCACATTCCCGATCAAACTCAACCTCTCCCTCAACAAACTCATCCCAGCCACGGGAGCAACGAGGGAGGGGAAGTTCGCCTTCATAGTATCAAAGGACGCATTAATGTTCGGGTACTTGGACCAAAAGTCCTCTCCTTCGCCATCCCTTTCTCTCTCCAcagcctctctctcatccaccaCATCCTTCTCCACCTTCTTCTTCGCATTCTCACTTTTCCCCCAAATCCTCTTCGAGAGCACGAATGCCGTATCCTCGTGAGGCTTCGAGAAGACAGGGTCCGCGCCCTTCTTCAAAGCATTCAAGAACCTCTTCTTCATCCTTGTAATCTTAGTCCTCAGCTGATCCCTCGAGAAATCCACCTTCAATTTCCCCTTGATGAAGCTGTGAAACGCCCCCATATCCGCGTTCGGGTCGAAACCCTTGGCGGTTTTGAATTCAATCATCCCATTTAGCACGGCGATCTCATCCTCGTTACTCCACAGCCTATTGATACACCCcagcccacccccacccccacccccacccccaccaccTCCCGCCGGAGTGGAAGGAGATTTCTTCTCCTCAATTCTCGAGCTCTTATAGCTCCTCAACAAATCCTCCTGAATCTCATCACGGCTGCGCTTCGATGAGGAGACGGAGCCCTTGCGGATCGGCTGTAGCATGTAATTGGAAGGGGAGCCGTCGGAATCGGCGTCGGAATCCAATCTATTACCTCGCGAGGCCGATTTGGGAGCTGATATTGGGGAATTGAGACTTTCTAGGGTTCGTCGATTTGGGGCTTCCTCGGAGGAGGAGCCCGCCTCCGTTTCGTCGTCGGAGGAAGATTGCGGCTCTGATTcgtcttctttttcttcttcttcgccGGAGGATGATTCCTCTCTCTCGTCTTCGTCTTTGGAGGGCtgatgagagagaaaggagGATTTGGGAGCCATAGTCTCTCTGTGTGTGATGAGGTGAGAAGATGGAGAGTAGGgtttgaaatatttatattgatGAGATCAAAAGTGGTGccttttaattttagttaaggATTCTGATTCCCAATTAGAttgatttgatttaattatCGAGCACATTATTTTAAGTAATTTGTTAGGGTGGTGGCATTGGTAGCTCCTTTGCTTCACTAAGGAGTTGGGAGCTAGCTCCCTTCCATTGCAAATTGCCATGTTGGCTCAACTCCCTAAACCCAACTCCTACACATAGAACCCAACTCCATGCACATAAAGCAAGAAAATTGTGGGCCATGGCTACAAATTATActtttgtttcaattttttgttttgttttttgtttttttttgcatgttttaaactttgaatttatttaatgaaattattgGCAAATTTGTGCTCCAATtgcatttaatttcttttttttgtttcaaaattttcgtttcatttaattttttttaaatgagcatgcatttcaattttttgtttttttttttgttttttgcatgttttaaactttcaatttattgTTGCGAAATTATTGGCAAATTTGTGCTCCAATtgcatttaatttctttttttttttgtttcaaaattttcgtttcatttaattttttttaatgagcatgcatttctatttttttctttataatgatataattttttattttattttattttaatgtgtaattcttttatttattatgtgtAATTTTTTTGCAAGCAACCGACACAAGCTTGTTTGCTAAATTATTTgtagttttattaattattttatttcagttttctTATCTATATATACTTCAAGTTCTCAGTATTGCATACCATAACTTATCTTCTCTTCTTTGTGtttatttcttgattctattattCATTCCATGATTGTGGCAAGTATTAAAGCAAAACGTAattggtgattttttttatttctacttttatttatgtaattttcgtttgaattatgtattttcaattattaaaattctcctttaatttttaattttaagttctgTTGATGAATAATATGCGCAAA is a window from the Salvia miltiorrhiza cultivar Shanhuang (shh) unplaced genomic scaffold, IMPLAD_Smil_shh original_scaffold_419_1, whole genome shotgun sequence genome containing:
- the LOC131004520 gene encoding STOREKEEPER protein-like — encoded protein: MAPKSSFLSHQPSKDEDEREESSSGEEEEKEDESEPQSSSDDETEAGSSSEEAPNRRTLESLNSPISAPKSASRGNRLDSDADSDGSPSNYMLQPIRKGSVSSSKRSRDEIQEDLLRSYKSSRIEEKKSPSTPAGGGGGGGGGGGGLGCINRLWSNEDEIAVLNGMIEFKTAKGFDPNADMGAFHSFIKGKLKVDFSRDQLRTKITRMKKRFLNALKKGADPVFSKPHEDTAFVLSKRIWGKSENAKKKVEKDVVDEREAVERERDGEGEDFWSKYPNINASFDTMKANFPSLVAPVAGMSLLRERLSLIGNVKAKALDNKWKQLLVEESELSYKILMLMKEQVEMALDQ